Proteins co-encoded in one Halococcoides cellulosivorans genomic window:
- a CDS encoding PKD domain-containing protein → MTRHTDHSEPRSTTTRRRFLAAAGASAVGGLVGLPATAAPGGEFVGTEGTSFTLGGDPLYLNGSNNFWITNRCAERQRVDDVFQLYEEMGLNLVRTWTFCEGHTDCHCMQPEPGVHDESALKHLDYIVARAREHGLRLVLTFADFWPHSGGFDQYVEWVTGNSGKGYRAAFYVNEEIRELYRNHVETILTRTNSITGVEYREDPTIAMWELANEPRLEPKWADQLSIDDRVGAFEGWMDDMSAYVKDLDPNHLISSGVEGFFTRPDGENFLYSDWTAQDFESVHQIDGIDVCSFHMYPHHWPGLDLEPNAGAETVATGVEWIRDHVQAVEETVGKPLYLGEFNVNADSQSVSMRQDRLEAWYDELDAGDAGAATAWQLVLESTSDHDGFQIYRNQSGPILEAYADRVRAKSGDGSTPIADLSGPEDLLVGESGAFGASYSFDPDGSISDYDWSFGDGTSGSESAPVHRYSAPGTYDVDLTVSDETGNEATDSTSVTVEDVPEDTMIVEGAGKTVSDTTFEAHLATVPVSGDFTREAHLDWMDATAGDAQAGLIVVDDPADWSSLGAVTLTPDDGAEQTRAYSGTVWRERAEDDSTPPMDLRLERAGGTIHCSVSPDGESWTEIESGEIDMSEDAFVGVYVSSNSPETLCTARFDDVSWLDGFESRDMGDVAVAGAATMGGGSDPEGPTWPINATDPDGDGVYEDLSGNGVVDFPDVNRLFQNTDTADVQDNADFYDVDGDGDVDMQDVLALFEMV, encoded by the coding sequence ATGACACGACACACAGATCACTCCGAGCCCCGATCGACGACCACCCGCCGCCGGTTCCTCGCCGCCGCGGGCGCGAGCGCCGTCGGCGGTCTCGTCGGACTGCCCGCGACCGCCGCGCCGGGCGGCGAGTTCGTCGGCACCGAGGGGACGTCGTTCACGCTCGGTGGCGACCCACTGTATCTGAATGGCTCGAACAACTTCTGGATCACCAACCGGTGTGCCGAGCGCCAGCGCGTCGACGACGTGTTTCAGCTGTACGAGGAGATGGGACTGAACCTCGTGCGGACCTGGACGTTCTGTGAAGGGCATACCGACTGTCACTGTATGCAGCCAGAGCCGGGCGTTCACGACGAATCGGCGCTCAAACACCTCGACTACATCGTCGCGCGAGCGCGCGAGCACGGCCTGCGACTCGTCCTCACCTTTGCAGACTTCTGGCCCCACAGCGGCGGGTTCGATCAGTACGTCGAGTGGGTGACCGGCAACAGCGGGAAGGGGTATCGTGCGGCCTTCTACGTCAACGAGGAGATCCGCGAACTCTACCGGAATCACGTCGAGACGATCCTGACGCGGACGAACTCGATCACCGGCGTCGAGTATCGCGAGGATCCGACCATCGCGATGTGGGAACTCGCGAACGAGCCACGTCTCGAACCCAAGTGGGCCGACCAACTCAGCATCGACGACCGCGTGGGCGCGTTCGAGGGATGGATGGACGACATGTCTGCGTACGTCAAAGACCTCGACCCGAATCACCTCATCTCCTCGGGCGTCGAGGGCTTTTTCACCCGACCGGACGGCGAGAACTTCCTGTACTCGGACTGGACTGCCCAGGACTTCGAGTCGGTCCACCAGATCGACGGCATCGACGTCTGCTCGTTCCACATGTATCCCCACCACTGGCCGGGGCTGGACCTCGAACCCAACGCGGGCGCCGAGACCGTCGCGACGGGCGTCGAGTGGATTCGAGATCACGTCCAGGCCGTCGAGGAGACGGTCGGCAAGCCGCTGTATCTCGGTGAGTTCAACGTCAACGCCGACTCCCAGTCGGTCTCGATGCGCCAGGATCGCCTGGAGGCGTGGTACGACGAACTCGACGCGGGCGACGCCGGGGCGGCGACCGCCTGGCAACTCGTCCTCGAATCGACATCGGATCACGACGGGTTCCAGATCTATCGTAACCAGTCCGGGCCGATTCTGGAAGCCTACGCCGATCGCGTCCGAGCCAAATCTGGTGACGGATCGACTCCAATCGCTGACCTCTCGGGACCCGAGGACCTCCTCGTCGGTGAATCCGGGGCCTTTGGGGCGTCGTATAGCTTCGACCCCGACGGCTCGATCAGCGACTACGACTGGTCGTTTGGCGACGGCACGAGCGGGTCGGAGTCCGCCCCCGTCCATCGGTACAGCGCGCCTGGAACGTACGACGTCGACCTGACGGTGAGCGACGAAACCGGCAACGAGGCGACCGACAGCACGAGCGTCACGGTCGAAGACGTCCCCGAAGACACGATGATCGTCGAAGGGGCCGGCAAGACGGTGAGTGACACCACGTTCGAGGCCCATCTCGCGACCGTCCCCGTCTCTGGTGATTTCACCCGCGAGGCCCACCTCGACTGGATGGACGCGACCGCTGGCGACGCCCAGGCTGGACTCATCGTCGTCGACGATCCGGCCGACTGGTCCTCACTCGGCGCGGTCACGCTCACCCCCGACGACGGGGCCGAACAGACCCGCGCCTACAGCGGGACAGTCTGGCGCGAACGCGCCGAAGACGACAGCACGCCACCGATGGATCTGCGTCTGGAGCGCGCTGGCGGCACGATCCACTGCTCGGTCTCGCCCGACGGCGAATCCTGGACCGAGATCGAATCCGGCGAGATCGATATGAGCGAAGACGCGTTCGTCGGCGTGTACGTCTCCTCGAACAGCCCCGAGACGCTGTGTACGGCCCGCTTCGACGACGTATCGTGGCTCGATGGCTTCGAGAGCCGGGATATGGGCGATGTCGCCGTCGCGGGCGCAGCGACGATGGGTGGTGGATCGGACCCCGAGGGCCCGACCTGGCCGATCAACGCGACCGATCCCGACGGCGATGGCGTCTACGAGGACCTCTCGGGCAACGGCGTCGTCGACTTCCCGGACGTGAATCGACTGTTCCAGAACACGGACACGGCGGACGTCCAGGACAACGCTGACTTCTACGACGTCGACGGCGACGGGGACGTCGACATGCAGGACGTACTCGCGCTGTTCGAGATGGTCTGA
- the cofD gene encoding 2-phospho-L-lactate transferase, which produces MVTVLSGGTGSPKLLAGANSVFDPDATTVVANTGDDVALGGLLVCPDVDTVLFLGGDELDRETWWGIAGDSTATHDELQRLASAAGLDTGPTYLPPEAQTDGPRWARWRRFAGYGEFMLIGDRDRAIHLTRTGLLREGRSLTAAIDRLTDALDVPWTVLPMSDDPVATIVETPDGPMHFQSFWVAHDAEPTIEDVQFRGTDDARATDSVLDALDDPVVVGPSNPVTSIGPMLAVDGISEALEETPVVAVSPFIDDEVFSGPAAELMEAVGYEPSTAGVAEAYPFADAFVLDGRDGTDLDRPVVRTDTAMETDGDAARVARACQEALEAIDR; this is translated from the coding sequence ATGGTGACCGTGCTCTCCGGTGGGACCGGGTCCCCGAAACTCCTCGCCGGGGCAAATAGCGTCTTCGATCCCGACGCGACGACCGTCGTCGCGAACACCGGTGACGACGTCGCGCTCGGCGGACTGTTGGTCTGTCCGGACGTCGATACCGTGCTCTTTCTCGGTGGTGACGAACTCGACCGGGAGACCTGGTGGGGGATCGCCGGCGATTCGACCGCCACGCACGACGAACTCCAGCGGCTCGCGAGTGCGGCCGGTCTCGACACCGGGCCGACCTATCTCCCCCCGGAGGCCCAGACCGATGGCCCCCGCTGGGCACGCTGGCGACGGTTCGCGGGCTACGGCGAGTTCATGCTGATCGGTGATCGCGACCGGGCGATCCACCTGACTCGGACGGGCCTGCTCCGCGAAGGCCGATCGCTCACCGCCGCCATCGATCGACTGACCGACGCGCTCGACGTGCCCTGGACCGTCCTGCCGATGAGCGACGATCCCGTGGCGACGATCGTCGAGACACCCGACGGGCCGATGCACTTCCAGTCCTTCTGGGTGGCCCACGACGCCGAGCCCACGATCGAGGACGTGCAGTTCCGGGGCACGGACGACGCCCGAGCCACCGACAGCGTCCTCGACGCGCTCGACGACCCCGTCGTCGTCGGCCCGTCGAATCCGGTGACGAGTATCGGCCCGATGCTCGCTGTCGATGGAATCAGCGAGGCGCTGGAGGAGACTCCCGTCGTCGCCGTCTCGCCGTTCATCGACGACGAGGTGTTCTCGGGGCCCGCCGCCGAACTGATGGAGGCGGTCGGATACGAGCCCTCGACGGCGGGCGTCGCGGAGGCGTATCCCTTTGCCGACGCGTTCGTCCTCGACGGTCGGGACGGAACCGACCTCGATCGGCCCGTGGTCCGCACCGACACCGCGATGGAGACAGACGGCGACGCCGCCCGGGTCGCCCGAGCGTGCCAGGAGGCGCTGGAGGCGATCGACCGATGA
- a CDS encoding cellulase family glycosylhydrolase codes for MTQLPEDDRQTVTRRGVIKAAGAGLATTGLAITGPIGSASAGVPTPALHTEGRWIKDPSGNTVRPRGFATASVDYVARSWYSYPLVPSQGSGLSILEWATSDQHGWYPNHVRLPVTSEVFTADQFSLDGIIQDHLRPAVDYLKVRGQYALIDFHLIRPYNDQGYADDDSEYEYRAGELMELFWPAVAEEFADDDNVIFELFNEPTLPAGWGTDDATIWEMWRTAAQPWVDTVQEHAPARPLVIGSPSWTSYPHMAVDDPFDGDNLIYAGHIYPANGDPYEENSDGSGPFDQTYGAPAEDVPVWITEFGWDPNGGSVDQGTTSDWGEPFREWIESYENVGWSAWCFDDTWAPTFFESSGQGHSGDWTLKDGSDQHAGFIKSWLADTRDEQNPEPAVADDQAPPAPTGLSVDRVSEISATVSWNSVTDEGEAGLLKYQLFLDGTRTTEVGADTTTATVDGLDPASTYEVSVIAVDAARNASPEATTTVETLARDEGQSAFVDQTVPCRIHLETFDEGGPGVAYFDTDAANQGGSTYRDAGVDISESADNRYIANLNAGEWMEYTVSVPEAGSYPVRVSFAGTASPAATVRVEGDGESVSGSGWQTGGWESWADTRIGDISLSSGEHVIRVVVEESGSNLDWVQIGDPESTTPPEPPETTPEEPGWPAGASDPDGDGLYEDLSGDGTVNFPDVNTLFQNTDTANVQNNTQFYDFDGDGGVDMQDVLALFEMV; via the coding sequence ATGACACAGTTACCAGAAGACGACCGTCAGACCGTGACACGCCGAGGAGTGATCAAGGCCGCCGGCGCGGGCCTCGCGACGACAGGGCTCGCTATCACCGGGCCGATCGGCTCCGCGTCGGCGGGCGTGCCGACGCCGGCGCTCCACACCGAGGGCCGGTGGATCAAAGACCCGAGCGGGAACACAGTTCGTCCGCGCGGGTTCGCGACCGCGTCGGTCGATTACGTCGCTCGAAGCTGGTACTCGTACCCACTCGTGCCCTCCCAGGGCAGCGGGCTCTCCATTCTGGAGTGGGCGACCAGCGACCAGCACGGGTGGTATCCCAACCACGTCCGCCTGCCGGTGACCTCCGAGGTGTTCACCGCCGATCAGTTCTCACTCGACGGGATCATCCAGGACCACCTGCGACCGGCGGTCGACTACCTGAAAGTCCGCGGCCAGTACGCACTAATCGACTTCCACCTGATCCGGCCGTACAACGATCAGGGGTACGCTGACGACGATTCAGAGTACGAATATCGTGCGGGCGAACTGATGGAGCTGTTCTGGCCCGCCGTCGCAGAGGAGTTCGCTGACGACGACAACGTGATCTTCGAGCTGTTCAACGAGCCGACACTCCCCGCCGGATGGGGCACGGATGACGCGACGATCTGGGAGATGTGGAGGACAGCGGCCCAACCGTGGGTCGACACGGTCCAAGAACACGCTCCGGCACGCCCGCTCGTGATCGGGTCACCGTCCTGGACCTCCTACCCACACATGGCGGTCGACGACCCGTTCGACGGTGACAATCTGATCTACGCGGGCCACATCTACCCCGCGAACGGCGATCCCTACGAGGAGAATTCGGACGGCTCGGGCCCGTTCGACCAGACCTACGGCGCGCCCGCCGAGGACGTGCCCGTCTGGATCACCGAGTTCGGGTGGGACCCCAACGGTGGATCGGTCGATCAAGGGACGACCAGCGACTGGGGCGAACCGTTCCGCGAGTGGATCGAGAGCTACGAGAACGTTGGCTGGTCGGCGTGGTGTTTCGACGATACGTGGGCCCCGACCTTCTTCGAATCGTCGGGCCAGGGCCACAGCGGCGACTGGACGCTCAAAGACGGCAGCGACCAGCACGCGGGCTTCATCAAATCCTGGCTCGCGGACACCCGCGACGAGCAAAACCCCGAGCCAGCGGTCGCAGACGACCAGGCCCCGCCCGCGCCGACCGGGCTGAGCGTCGATCGCGTCTCGGAGATCTCCGCGACGGTCTCCTGGAATAGCGTCACCGACGAAGGCGAGGCCGGCCTGCTCAAATATCAGCTGTTCCTCGACGGCACGAGGACGACCGAGGTCGGGGCCGACACCACGACGGCGACCGTCGACGGCCTCGATCCCGCGTCGACCTACGAGGTGAGCGTGATCGCCGTCGACGCCGCGCGCAACGCCTCGCCCGAGGCGACGACCACCGTCGAGACGCTCGCGCGCGACGAGGGCCAGTCGGCGTTCGTCGATCAGACGGTGCCCTGCCGGATCCACCTCGAAACGTTCGACGAGGGCGGGCCCGGTGTCGCGTACTTCGACACCGACGCCGCCAACCAGGGCGGGTCGACGTATCGCGATGCCGGCGTCGACATCTCCGAGAGTGCGGACAACCGCTACATCGCGAATCTGAACGCCGGTGAGTGGATGGAGTACACCGTCTCGGTGCCCGAAGCCGGATCGTACCCCGTCCGGGTCAGCTTCGCCGGAACGGCCAGTCCCGCCGCGACGGTCCGCGTCGAAGGCGACGGCGAGTCGGTCAGCGGCAGCGGGTGGCAGACCGGCGGCTGGGAGTCGTGGGCCGACACCCGGATCGGCGACATCAGCCTCTCTTCGGGTGAGCACGTCATCCGGGTCGTGGTCGAGGAGTCGGGATCGAACCTCGACTGGGTCCAGATCGGGGACCCCGAATCGACGACCCCGCCCGAGCCACCCGAGACGACTCCCGAAGAGCCGGGTTGGCCGGCCGGGGCGTCCGATCCCGACGGTGATGGTCTGTACGAGGACCTCTCGGGTGACGGAACGGTGAACTTCCCCGACGTGAACACACTGTTCCAGAACACGGATACAGCGAACGTCCAGAACAACACACAGTTCTACGACTTCGACGGCGACGGGGGCGTCGACATGCAGGACGTGCTCGCGCTGTTCGAGATGGTGTGA
- a CDS encoding DUF5785 family protein, translated as MDWPHDPDGDEGSEGRRKYGHAVLVKTVDEDEFPLAIPAYLDEYGDYPVRIDADRVVSVAEIFEGVDATEIDDIQSYHQIVGDAMRANGQWGLDRDAA; from the coding sequence ATGGACTGGCCGCACGACCCGGACGGCGACGAGGGCAGCGAAGGCCGACGCAAGTACGGCCACGCGGTGCTCGTCAAGACCGTCGACGAAGACGAATTTCCGCTCGCGATCCCGGCGTATCTCGACGAGTACGGTGACTACCCCGTCCGGATCGACGCGGATCGCGTCGTCAGCGTCGCAGAGATTTTCGAGGGTGTCGACGCCACAGAGATCGACGACATCCAGTCGTATCACCAGATCGTCGGTGACGCGATGCGCGCGAACGGGCAGTGGGGCCTCGATCGCGACGCTGCATAG
- a CDS encoding triphosphoribosyl-dephospho-CoA synthase, which produces MSPDSRAEPSATERTPAQAAMLALLLEVAATPTPGNVDRAHDHSDLRFEHFLAGAVGALDGLSMAARPDVGLGRAFERAVAGMATQRGGNTQFGGLLVLVPLVRAQAHGALTRDGARAVVDRTTVADSVAFFEAFDHVDVAVDEPPPALADCDVRDADAAIQAVREREIDLGALLVADAARNAIGREYADGFERTFAIARRLRAGEGPVLDRAAAVWLDTLADQPDTLIAIQHDAETAQWASERAQAVREGKASLDAITASFQERSINPGTTADLLAGGLFVALQRGLTV; this is translated from the coding sequence ATGAGCCCCGACTCCCGGGCCGAACCGAGCGCTACCGAGCGGACGCCCGCCCAGGCCGCGATGCTCGCGCTCCTCCTGGAAGTCGCGGCGACGCCGACGCCGGGTAACGTCGACCGCGCGCACGATCACAGCGATCTGCGCTTCGAGCACTTTCTCGCCGGCGCGGTCGGTGCGCTCGACGGCCTCTCGATGGCGGCCCGCCCCGACGTGGGCCTCGGACGCGCGTTCGAGCGGGCCGTGGCGGGCATGGCCACCCAACGCGGCGGCAACACCCAGTTCGGTGGGCTCCTCGTGCTCGTCCCGCTGGTGCGGGCCCAGGCCCACGGCGCATTGACCCGCGACGGGGCGCGCGCCGTCGTCGATCGGACGACCGTCGCGGACAGCGTCGCCTTTTTCGAGGCGTTCGATCACGTCGACGTCGCGGTCGACGAGCCACCGCCTGCGCTCGCAGACTGTGACGTGCGGGACGCCGACGCGGCCATTCAAGCGGTTCGAGAACGGGAGATCGACCTCGGGGCGTTGCTCGTCGCGGACGCCGCACGCAACGCGATCGGCCGGGAGTACGCCGACGGGTTCGAGCGCACGTTCGCGATCGCACGGCGACTCCGCGCGGGCGAGGGCCCAGTCCTCGATCGGGCGGCGGCAGTCTGGCTCGACACGCTCGCGGACCAGCCAGACACGCTGATCGCGATCCAGCACGACGCCGAGACGGCACAGTGGGCGAGCGAGCGCGCACAGGCCGTCCGCGAGGGGAAAGCGAGTCTCGACGCAATCACCGCGAGCTTTCAGGAGCGATCGATCAACCCCGGGACGACCGCCGACCTGCTCGCCGGTGGCCTGTTCGTCGCGCTCCAGCGGGGGCTCACGGTATGA
- a CDS encoding 30S ribosomal protein S17e, giving the protein MAIKPAYVKKTATLLMETYPDAFGTDFERNKDLVEAVTNIESKGVRNRIAGYVTHKRAGPTAE; this is encoded by the coding sequence ATGGCCATCAAACCCGCCTACGTCAAGAAGACCGCAACGCTGCTGATGGAAACGTATCCCGACGCCTTCGGGACGGACTTCGAGCGCAACAAAGACCTCGTCGAGGCCGTCACCAACATCGAGTCCAAAGGCGTCCGCAACCGCATCGCGGGCTACGTCACCCACAAGCGCGCGGGCCCGACCGCCGAGTAG
- a CDS encoding DUF447 domain-containing protein: MSAWPLDLRGVTETVVTTPAGDGTHRVAAMGIHAGDPVWARTYGGSQTHANLRACGECVVHFTRDPALVVEAALGEQWVADPHLGAPARVEIEAREIDRGEAGETPWTEWALDPVDATVERRTVPRIERAVGAVVEAAVAASRLGVPDTDRDRLLERITDAESVVDSCGDQRARAAMRRLHQLRADPAAE; encoded by the coding sequence ATGAGCGCCTGGCCACTCGATCTCCGGGGCGTGACCGAGACGGTCGTGACGACGCCCGCGGGCGACGGCACACACCGCGTCGCCGCGATGGGGATCCACGCCGGCGATCCGGTGTGGGCGCGGACCTACGGCGGAAGCCAGACACACGCAAACCTTCGCGCCTGCGGAGAGTGCGTCGTCCACTTCACGCGCGACCCCGCGCTCGTCGTCGAGGCCGCACTGGGCGAGCAGTGGGTCGCGGACCCACACCTCGGCGCGCCCGCCCGGGTCGAGATCGAGGCTCGGGAGATCGATCGCGGCGAGGCAGGCGAGACGCCGTGGACCGAGTGGGCGCTCGACCCCGTCGACGCCACGGTCGAGCGGCGGACGGTGCCCCGGATCGAACGCGCGGTCGGCGCGGTCGTCGAAGCGGCCGTCGCGGCCTCGCGTCTGGGCGTCCCCGACACCGATCGGGATCGACTGCTCGAACGGATCACGGACGCCGAGTCGGTCGTCGACTCCTGTGGCGATCAACGCGCGCGGGCGGCGATGCGACGGCTGCACCAGTTGCGTGCGGACCCCGCGGCAGAGTGA